From a single Pirellulaceae bacterium genomic region:
- a CDS encoding cyclic nucleotide-binding domain-containing protein → MTSSLLQRSVTTAVARNLATTTKTSPKMMSITPRYLLRLLPWVQVNGGVYRVNRTKVELAKADRIAVGFENEIASLPSQALRSVPLFSRLPDTILERMAGYFRTESVPIGNKLLVEGEDGSKFFIIAQGQVEVLSKGMHGSNLRVALLTDGEYFGESDLTSDKPSDATIRTITPCVLLTLSRKDLDLLLSENPNMVAEFQKAIAEHQELRSTVNRYGERNIDLVSGFAENVEIPETFVDYTPTPREYTLSSVQTVVRVHTRVSDLFNGPYNQLEEQIRLTIEGIKERQEWELINSKKFGLLHSVDPAMRISPRYGAPTPDDLDGLLALVWKKPAFFLAHPLAIAAFLRECTWRGVPPVTVSVFGFPVISWRGIPIIPCDKLEVTNRYQSRQSSGTTNILLVRVGEEDQGVVGLHQAGIEGEVAPSLSARLMGLDSLGVSSYLLTLYFSTAVLTDDAVGVLENVEVGYYHDYIQRVPKSFDHGSGI, encoded by the coding sequence ATGACCAGTAGTCTTTTGCAGCGCAGTGTCACTACCGCCGTTGCTCGCAATTTAGCGACCACCACCAAGACATCACCTAAGATGATGTCGATTACGCCGCGTTACCTGCTTAGGCTCTTGCCATGGGTACAAGTCAATGGTGGTGTGTACCGAGTCAATCGCACCAAGGTCGAACTGGCGAAGGCCGACAGGATCGCAGTCGGCTTTGAGAATGAAATTGCGTCGCTCCCCAGTCAGGCGTTACGGAGCGTACCGTTGTTTTCTAGATTGCCCGATACCATTCTGGAACGCATGGCCGGTTACTTTAGAACAGAGAGTGTACCGATCGGCAACAAGTTGTTGGTCGAGGGCGAAGATGGCAGCAAATTCTTTATCATCGCTCAAGGCCAGGTGGAGGTACTGAGCAAGGGCATGCACGGTAGCAATTTACGTGTCGCGCTACTGACGGACGGTGAGTATTTTGGAGAGTCTGATTTGACATCGGACAAACCTTCCGATGCGACGATTCGCACCATCACACCCTGTGTGTTGCTCACATTGTCGCGAAAAGACCTAGACTTGCTCCTGTCCGAGAATCCGAACATGGTGGCAGAATTTCAAAAGGCGATCGCGGAACATCAAGAATTGAGATCCACTGTAAACCGATACGGCGAGCGTAACATCGACCTAGTGTCGGGGTTTGCAGAAAACGTGGAAATACCTGAGACGTTTGTAGATTACACCCCGACGCCTCGTGAATATACACTCTCATCGGTACAGACTGTAGTACGAGTACACACACGAGTTTCTGATCTATTCAATGGTCCTTACAATCAACTGGAAGAACAAATCAGATTGACGATTGAAGGTATCAAAGAGCGCCAGGAGTGGGAGCTAATCAATAGCAAGAAATTTGGATTGCTGCATTCCGTAGATCCCGCCATGCGAATTTCACCTCGATATGGAGCCCCCACGCCAGACGATCTTGATGGCCTGCTGGCTCTCGTCTGGAAGAAGCCGGCCTTCTTCTTGGCTCACCCCCTGGCAATTGCGGCCTTTTTGCGCGAGTGTACGTGGCGTGGCGTACCGCCAGTGACAGTTAGCGTGTTTGGGTTCCCAGTGATTTCTTGGCGTGGCATCCCCATTATACCTTGCGACAAACTGGAAGTTACCAATCGCTATCAGTCGCGTCAGTCTTCTGGCACAACGAATATCCTGCTAGTTCGCGTGGGCGAGGAAGACCAAGGTGTGGTGGGATTGCATCAAGCTGGCATTGAAGGCGAAGTTGCGCCCAGCCTTTCGGCTCGCTTGATGGGGCTGGATAGTTTAGGTGTTAGCTCCTACTTACTGACGCTCTACTTCTCGACTGCTGTGCTGACAGACGATGCCGTAGGCGTCTTGGAGAACGTTGAGGTTGGCTACTATCACGACTATATCCAACGAGTTCCTAAGTCGTTTGATCATGGTTCGGGAATCTAG
- a CDS encoding helix-hairpin-helix domain-containing protein: MADKVDQVRGVDHVGSWHALAVLVSVIGGVTWLWTNTSQQTIPKITETGYRIDINRATVGQFQALPSLGPKLSQRIIDHRRQHGDFQHVSQLQRVPGVGPVMLRQLSAYLMVSEPSTPQPSPASSAITNSALTSSTADGPAPSR, encoded by the coding sequence ATGGCGGACAAGGTTGATCAGGTTCGCGGCGTTGATCACGTTGGCAGTTGGCATGCGCTGGCGGTCCTGGTATCAGTAATAGGTGGGGTGACTTGGCTGTGGACCAACACCAGCCAGCAGACGATCCCCAAAATCACCGAAACCGGATATCGAATTGACATCAATCGGGCGACTGTGGGCCAGTTTCAAGCCTTACCGAGTTTGGGGCCGAAATTATCCCAGCGAATCATCGACCATCGCCGACAGCATGGCGACTTTCAGCATGTCAGCCAATTGCAACGCGTGCCCGGAGTTGGACCGGTCATGCTTCGTCAATTATCTGCCTATCTGATGGTATCTGAGCCTTCAACTCCCCAGCCGTCGCCAGCCAGCTCGGCCATTACTAATTCCGCGTTGACGTCGAGTACTGCCGACGGCCCTGCACCGTCTAGATAA
- the cysK gene encoding cysteine synthase A, whose product MSHGTAYNNIVNTVGHTPLVRLRRLAPPDGGVVFVKCEFFNPMSSVKDRIGRAMIESAEKSGLLKVDTHIIEPTSGNTGIALAFIAASKGYRLTLTMPESMSVERRALLKAFGANLVLTPAAEGMRGAISKAEEILANDPNGWMPQQFDNPANPQTHQETTGPEIWHDTQGQIDAIVTGVGTGGTITGVARYIRAHNPNFKVIAVEPAASPVLSGGKPGRHKIQGIGAGFIPQNLDQSLIDDVITVEDDIAFDWGQRLAREEGIMAGISSGANAWAAVQVAMRPEFKGKKIVTMMCSLGERYLSTPLFSAYRQ is encoded by the coding sequence ATGTCGCATGGAACTGCTTACAACAATATCGTAAACACGGTGGGGCATACGCCTCTAGTGCGCTTGCGTCGACTGGCACCTCCGGATGGTGGAGTTGTGTTCGTCAAATGTGAATTCTTTAATCCAATGAGCAGCGTGAAAGACCGTATCGGCAGAGCTATGATCGAATCTGCCGAAAAGTCTGGGTTACTGAAAGTGGACACACATATCATCGAACCTACCAGCGGCAATACAGGCATTGCACTGGCCTTTATAGCTGCGAGCAAAGGATACCGACTGACGTTGACCATGCCAGAGTCGATGTCGGTTGAACGTCGCGCGCTACTGAAAGCATTTGGAGCCAACCTCGTGCTGACACCAGCCGCCGAGGGCATGCGCGGAGCGATCAGCAAGGCGGAAGAGATTTTGGCCAATGACCCTAATGGCTGGATGCCTCAACAGTTTGACAATCCTGCCAATCCACAGACTCATCAAGAGACGACTGGTCCGGAGATTTGGCATGATACTCAAGGCCAGATCGACGCAATCGTCACCGGCGTGGGCACAGGCGGCACGATTACCGGAGTTGCTCGTTACATTCGCGCCCACAATCCAAATTTCAAAGTCATCGCAGTTGAACCTGCAGCTTCTCCAGTGTTAAGTGGGGGCAAACCTGGTAGACACAAAATTCAAGGAATCGGCGCAGGGTTCATTCCCCAAAACCTTGACCAGAGCTTGATCGATGACGTAATCACCGTCGAGGATGACATCGCGTTTGATTGGGGGCAACGGCTCGCCCGTGAGGAAGGCATCATGGCCGGCATCAGCTCAGGCGCGAATGCCTGGGCAGCCGTTCAAGTAGCCATGCGGCCGGAATTTAAAGGCAAGAAGATCGTTACCATGATGTGCAGCTTGGGTGAACGCTATCTGTCTACGCCCTTGTTTTCCGCATATCGTCAGTAG
- a CDS encoding cysteine desulfurase has protein sequence MSEHIPPTTAFGAVPSEDSSRAFLEQVLARFPGMAQSTSLPSEAPDMASLSAIETSRLPAHETACPGADRLHYDPSNAPDMVQRLAGHLSTTSLPKSVQEAVERADHAPQEHPIAFEHLRVTLQQAEVAQNELRRLSFAKQLGRGKLTSDRLVSGAHVPATAGRTPDFFAKPSQTLDVASVRSDFPALHQSINGHDLVWFDNAATTHKPQVVIDAMSKFYARDYSNIHRAAHTLAARATDHYESAREAVREFIHAKSANDIVFVRGTTEGINFIANVLGTSLQDGDEILLTEMEHHANIVPWQLIARQRGAKIRVIPFDDRGELMMDEYRRLLSLRTKVVSVTHASNTLGTILPVEEIGGLAHKFGAKYIIDGAQSVAHLPIDVTAMNCDFFVFSGHKVYAPTGIGAVYIRPEIQEILPPWQGGGNMIHRVTFDETTYAFPPNKFEAGTPSIGDAVGLEAALRYLRQFDIQAVARYEHSLLEHAGRELAGLEGVRLIGGAGNRTGLLSFVIDGLSTEHVGQLLDRQGIAVRTGHHCAQPSLRHFGLESTVRPSFAIYNTHAEIDRMVSAIRSIQRRR, from the coding sequence ATGTCAGAGCACATTCCGCCGACAACAGCTTTCGGAGCGGTTCCCAGCGAAGACAGTTCCAGGGCATTTTTGGAACAAGTCCTGGCTCGTTTTCCGGGCATGGCGCAGTCGACCAGTCTGCCATCCGAAGCGCCTGATATGGCTTCTCTTTCAGCAATCGAAACTAGCCGCCTGCCGGCACATGAAACGGCTTGCCCTGGCGCAGACCGCCTGCATTACGACCCGTCGAATGCTCCCGACATGGTTCAGCGATTAGCTGGACATTTGTCAACAACAAGTTTGCCTAAATCGGTTCAGGAAGCCGTCGAGCGGGCGGATCACGCACCTCAGGAACACCCCATTGCCTTTGAGCACTTGCGAGTGACTTTGCAGCAGGCCGAAGTTGCACAGAATGAACTGCGAAGACTTTCATTCGCCAAACAACTTGGCCGAGGTAAATTAACCAGCGACCGTTTAGTTAGTGGAGCGCATGTTCCCGCGACCGCCGGACGAACCCCAGATTTTTTTGCAAAACCATCACAGACGCTTGACGTTGCCTCTGTGCGATCAGATTTTCCTGCGCTCCACCAGTCGATCAATGGTCATGACTTGGTTTGGTTTGACAATGCGGCTACGACTCACAAACCACAGGTTGTGATCGATGCCATGTCGAAATTCTACGCGCGGGACTATTCGAATATCCACCGAGCGGCCCATACGCTGGCGGCACGAGCTACGGATCATTATGAATCAGCCCGCGAAGCTGTTCGTGAATTCATTCATGCCAAATCTGCCAATGACATTGTGTTCGTACGAGGAACAACAGAAGGCATCAACTTTATTGCCAATGTTTTGGGGACTTCATTGCAGGATGGAGATGAAATCCTGCTGACCGAAATGGAACATCATGCCAACATTGTTCCGTGGCAACTCATCGCTCGGCAGCGGGGAGCCAAGATTCGAGTGATCCCTTTTGATGATCGGGGCGAGCTGATGATGGATGAATACCGTCGTCTGCTGTCACTTAGAACCAAGGTTGTCAGTGTGACTCACGCTTCCAACACGCTGGGAACCATTTTGCCGGTCGAAGAAATTGGCGGCTTGGCTCATAAGTTCGGCGCAAAATACATCATCGATGGAGCCCAATCGGTGGCACATTTGCCCATTGATGTGACGGCGATGAATTGCGATTTTTTTGTGTTCTCTGGTCACAAAGTATATGCACCTACTGGAATCGGTGCGGTGTATATTCGACCAGAAATTCAAGAGATATTGCCTCCTTGGCAGGGTGGAGGCAATATGATTCATCGCGTTACTTTTGATGAAACTACCTATGCCTTTCCACCTAACAAGTTTGAAGCTGGCACACCCAGTATTGGAGATGCGGTCGGACTGGAGGCTGCACTGCGGTACTTACGACAATTCGACATCCAGGCTGTGGCCCGTTATGAACACAGTTTGCTAGAGCATGCCGGGCGAGAACTGGCTGGACTCGAAGGCGTACGACTGATTGGCGGGGCTGGCAATCGAACCGGACTGCTGTCATTCGTGATTGATGGACTAAGCACTGAACATGTGGGCCAATTGCTAGACCGACAGGGCATCGCGGTGCGAACTGGGCATCACTGCGCACAGCCATCCCTGCGCCATTTCGGCCTGGAATCGACGGTTCGTCCCTCATTTGCCATTTATAACACTCATGCCGAAATAGATCGGATGGTCAGCGCCATTCGAAGTATACAGCGCCGGCGGTGA
- the uvrB gene encoding excinuclease ABC subunit UvrB encodes MLDRSLIPEANFQLVSPFAPAGDQPKAIDRLLQNLRNDVRYQCLMGVTGSGKTFTMANVIAELRRPTLVLSHNKTLAAQLYSEFRDFFPHNAVHYFVSYYDYYQPEAYIPQRDVYIEKDSSINEEIDRLRLATTSALVSRNDVIIVASVSSIYGLGSPEDYRNMVVALKVGQAIVRDDVLLQLVDIQYERNDIAFERSKFRVRGDCLEVWPSYEEFAYRIEMWGDEIEQISITNPLTGQVLERLNEVSIYPAKHFVTSEERIESAIGLIRQELKDQLAKFQAEGKLLEAQRLNARTRFDLEMLQEVGHCPGIENYSRLLAGKPPGATPDTLYEFFPADFLLIIDESHVTVPQVRAMYAGDQSRKRTLVDHGFRLPSALDNRPLQFNEWEAKAQRVVFVSATPGNYELEKTGGEVVEQVIRPTGLLDPEIEVVPARGQVAHLLTEVRQRAERDERTLVTALTKRLAEDLADYLSQQNVRCRWLHSELDAFERVQLLYDLRQGRFDCLVGVNLLREGLDLPEVSLVAILDADKEGFLRSETSLIQTIGRAARNVNSKVILYADRITDSMQAAIGETQRRRQLQMDYNQQHNITPETVRRNISAGIQGAVAAHQRARAMVTGSAQDQVVTDEYLKILEGEMLQAAEDLEFERAAELRDKLTHLRDRVGETVEDYQISSPSKPRRGKRGPGKSGSLSNSRDAGSQKGAGSGRSKKK; translated from the coding sequence ATGCTGGATCGATCTTTGATTCCCGAAGCCAATTTTCAACTGGTTAGCCCGTTCGCTCCGGCTGGCGACCAGCCCAAAGCCATTGATCGGTTGCTGCAAAATCTGCGCAACGACGTGCGTTACCAATGCCTGATGGGCGTCACCGGCTCGGGTAAGACATTCACCATGGCTAATGTGATTGCGGAGCTGCGGCGCCCCACGCTGGTGCTCAGCCACAATAAGACGTTAGCCGCACAGCTCTATTCCGAGTTCCGTGATTTCTTCCCGCACAACGCGGTGCATTATTTCGTCAGCTACTACGATTACTACCAGCCGGAGGCTTATATCCCCCAGCGTGATGTGTACATTGAAAAAGATTCATCGATCAACGAAGAGATCGATCGCCTGCGGTTGGCCACGACCAGCGCCTTGGTCAGTCGCAACGATGTGATCATTGTGGCCAGTGTATCCAGTATCTACGGCTTGGGCAGCCCTGAAGACTATCGCAATATGGTGGTGGCCCTAAAAGTCGGACAGGCGATTGTCCGCGACGATGTGTTGCTGCAACTGGTCGATATTCAATACGAGCGAAATGATATCGCCTTTGAGCGCAGCAAGTTTCGAGTGCGCGGGGATTGCTTGGAGGTCTGGCCATCTTACGAAGAGTTTGCTTATCGCATCGAGATGTGGGGCGACGAAATCGAGCAGATCAGTATTACCAATCCTCTGACCGGCCAGGTGTTGGAGCGGCTGAACGAGGTATCCATCTACCCAGCCAAGCACTTTGTTACGTCCGAAGAGCGCATCGAAAGCGCGATCGGGCTGATTCGCCAGGAACTCAAAGATCAGCTGGCTAAATTCCAAGCTGAAGGCAAACTGCTGGAAGCTCAGCGACTGAACGCCCGCACGCGGTTCGATCTGGAGATGTTGCAAGAGGTTGGACACTGTCCGGGAATCGAGAATTACTCGCGGCTGCTGGCAGGTAAACCTCCCGGGGCCACGCCCGACACGCTGTACGAATTTTTTCCAGCCGACTTTTTACTAATCATCGATGAATCTCACGTCACCGTGCCACAGGTCCGGGCGATGTACGCTGGCGACCAAAGTCGCAAGCGAACCCTGGTCGATCACGGATTTCGCTTGCCCAGCGCACTGGACAATCGTCCCTTGCAGTTCAACGAGTGGGAAGCCAAGGCGCAGCGCGTCGTCTTTGTATCGGCCACTCCTGGCAACTACGAGCTGGAGAAGACGGGCGGTGAAGTCGTGGAACAGGTGATTCGCCCCACTGGACTGTTGGACCCGGAAATCGAAGTCGTCCCCGCGCGCGGTCAAGTGGCTCATCTGTTGACCGAGGTACGACAGCGCGCCGAGCGCGACGAGCGAACGCTGGTCACCGCGTTGACCAAGCGCTTGGCAGAGGATTTAGCCGACTACTTGAGTCAACAGAATGTGCGCTGCCGCTGGCTGCATAGTGAGTTAGATGCGTTTGAGCGGGTGCAATTATTGTATGATCTGCGGCAAGGGCGATTCGACTGCCTAGTTGGCGTCAACCTGCTGCGCGAAGGGCTGGACCTGCCGGAAGTTTCGTTGGTGGCCATTTTAGATGCCGACAAAGAAGGCTTTCTGCGCAGCGAAACTAGTTTGATCCAGACCATCGGTCGCGCCGCCAGAAATGTCAATTCTAAAGTCATTCTGTATGCCGACAGAATCACCGACTCGATGCAAGCCGCCATCGGGGAGACCCAACGCCGAAGACAGTTGCAGATGGATTACAACCAGCAGCACAACATCACGCCCGAAACGGTGCGCCGCAACATTTCAGCCGGTATTCAAGGCGCCGTAGCCGCTCATCAACGCGCCCGCGCCATGGTGACCGGCTCGGCGCAAGATCAAGTCGTCACCGACGAATATCTAAAGATACTGGAAGGCGAGATGCTGCAAGCGGCTGAAGATTTAGAGTTCGAACGTGCCGCTGAGTTGCGCGACAAGTTAACTCACCTGCGCGATCGCGTCGGCGAAACGGTCGAGGATTATCAGATCAGCTCGCCCAGTAAACCCCGCAGAGGCAAGCGCGGACCGGGCAAGAGCGGCAGCTTGAGCAATAGTCGCGACGCAGGGTCTCAAAAAGGTGCTGGGTCAGGACGAAGCAAAAAAAAATGA
- the surE gene encoding 5'/3'-nucleotidase SurE: MKILLTNDDGVYAPGLAALADALQDFGQVHTVAPATEQSGVGHSITFLEPLVCKKIYDGDRLRAIAVEGSPADCVKLGVSQLLGDDVDAVVSGINGGLNAGINVLYSGTVAAAIEGAFFRLNSFAVSLEYDPHADFATAAQMAVGLIRQILRHQQTTPQLYNINLPTAAVRQYREGHPPQVKIVPMGVERYGEHFIRRQDPKGRDYYWATNDPPPRRTDHETDLTALADGHVTVTPLKFDLTVGALIKPMQQWGLNLHR, translated from the coding sequence GTGAAAATCTTATTAACCAACGATGATGGGGTCTACGCGCCTGGCCTGGCAGCACTAGCTGATGCGCTCCAGGATTTCGGTCAGGTACATACCGTAGCCCCGGCCACCGAGCAGAGCGGAGTCGGGCATTCGATCACCTTTTTGGAACCGTTGGTTTGCAAGAAGATTTACGATGGCGATCGGTTGCGCGCCATTGCCGTCGAGGGCAGTCCGGCGGACTGTGTCAAGTTGGGCGTTTCTCAATTGCTGGGCGACGATGTGGATGCTGTGGTCAGCGGCATCAACGGAGGACTCAATGCAGGCATCAACGTGCTCTACTCAGGCACCGTTGCCGCCGCCATCGAAGGCGCTTTCTTTCGCTTGAACAGCTTTGCCGTGTCGCTCGAATACGATCCCCACGCCGACTTTGCCACAGCCGCCCAAATGGCGGTGGGGCTGATCAGACAAATCTTGCGACATCAACAGACGACACCTCAACTTTACAACATCAATCTCCCGACGGCTGCCGTGCGACAATATCGTGAGGGCCATCCACCGCAGGTCAAGATCGTGCCCATGGGGGTCGAGCGTTATGGCGAGCACTTCATTCGTCGCCAAGACCCCAAAGGTCGCGATTACTACTGGGCGACCAACGACCCGCCGCCGCGGCGTACCGACCACGAGACCGATCTAACCGCCCTCGCCGATGGGCATGTAACCGTCACGCCACTCAAATTTGACCTGACGGTCGGTGCACTGATCAAACCCATGCAGCAATGGGGCTTGAATCTGCATCGCTAG